The sequence GATATAAATAAAGAAATAGAATTATCTATTGCTCGTAAAATAGAAACAGATTTTGAAATAGGAGAAGAAGTAACGGAAAAAGTAGAATTAAAATCTTTAGGAAGAAGAGCTATTTTATCTTTAAGACAAAATTTGCTTTCAAAAATAAATGAATACGATAATACAAATACATATAAAAAATTTAAAAAAAAAATAGGTGAAATAATTAATGTTGAAGTATATCATATTTTACCAAAGCAAATTATTATGAGAGATGAAGAACAAAATGAAATGGTTTTACCTAAACAAGAACAGATACCAAATGATTTTTTTAGAAAAGGAGATCCAGTAAGAGTGTTAGTAAAAAGAGTAGATTGGAAAGATAATAAGCCTTTTGCTATTCTTACTAGAAAAGATGAAGCTTTTTTAGAAGAACTTTTTAAGTTAGAGATTCCAGAAGTTTCTGATGGGTTAATTACAGTAAAAAAAGTAGCACGTATTCCAGGAGAAAAAGCAAAAGTATCTGTAGAGTCTTATGATGATCGTATAGATCCAGTTGGTGCTTGTGTTGGAATGAAAGGATCTAGAATTCATCCTATTGTTAGAGAATTAAAAAATGAAAATATTGATGTAATTAATTACACTTCCAATACTCAATTGTATATAACAAGATCATTAAGTCCTGCTAAAGTTTCTATGATGGAGGTCAATGAAGAACATAAATATGTCAATGTATATGTTAAACTTGAAGAAATATCTAAAGCAATAGGAAGAGGTGGTCAAAATATAAAATTAGCTAGTCAATTAACAGGTTATAAAATACATATATTTAGAGATTTTCCTTATGAGGATGATGTAGAACTAACAGAATTC is a genomic window of Blattabacterium cuenoti containing:
- the nusA gene encoding transcription termination factor NusA, with protein sequence MDNEALIDSFSDFKCEKNIDRVSLMAILEESIRCVLIKKYDSSKNYDIIINPDQGDLEIWRNRIVVQDGKIKDINKEIELSIARKIETDFEIGEEVTEKVELKSLGRRAILSLRQNLLSKINEYDNTNTYKKFKKKIGEIINVEVYHILPKQIIMRDEEQNEMVLPKQEQIPNDFFRKGDPVRVLVKRVDWKDNKPFAILTRKDEAFLEELFKLEIPEVSDGLITVKKVARIPGEKAKVSVESYDDRIDPVGACVGMKGSRIHPIVRELKNENIDVINYTSNTQLYITRSLSPAKVSMMEVNEEHKYVNVYVKLEEISKAIGRGGQNIKLASQLTGYKIHIFRDFPYEDDVELTEFSDEIEPEVLEKFHKVGLNTAKSVLNYGKKDLSKRTNLEEITINKIVSILKKEFEEEVNINT